A single Cystobacter fuscus DSM 2262 DNA region contains:
- a CDS encoding threonine/serine dehydratase has protein sequence MTLPLSRDDIRAAHERIRPYIRRTPAWRLPGGALGHDGPVSLKLELLQHAGSFKSRGAFNTLLTQRVPEAGVAAASGGNHGAAVAYAARRLGVPARIFVPEISSPAKVEVIRRLGAEVVIQGLRYADALQACAAYIEQTGALSIHAYDALSTIQGQGTVALEWEEEEPGLDTVLVAVGGGGLISGIASWWAGRGVKVVGVEPEGSRALHASLEAGHPVDVVVESIAADSLGARNTGGLVFSIARAAVDHVALVSDAAIREAQRTLWRDWRIASEPGGATALSALLSGAYRPRPGERVGVLLCGGNVELSKLAEIL, from the coding sequence GTGACCCTTCCTCTTTCACGTGACGATATCCGCGCCGCCCACGAGCGCATCCGCCCCTATATCCGCCGCACGCCCGCCTGGAGACTGCCGGGCGGAGCCCTGGGACATGACGGCCCGGTGAGCCTCAAGCTGGAGCTGCTCCAGCACGCGGGCTCGTTCAAGTCGCGAGGGGCCTTCAACACCCTGCTGACGCAGCGGGTGCCGGAGGCGGGCGTCGCCGCGGCCTCGGGAGGCAATCATGGGGCGGCAGTCGCCTACGCGGCGAGACGGCTGGGCGTTCCGGCCCGCATCTTCGTCCCGGAGATCTCCAGCCCCGCCAAGGTCGAGGTCATCCGCCGCCTCGGTGCCGAGGTCGTCATCCAGGGGTTGCGCTACGCCGACGCGCTCCAGGCCTGCGCCGCGTACATCGAGCAGACGGGCGCGCTGTCCATCCACGCCTACGATGCGCTCTCCACCATCCAGGGCCAGGGCACCGTGGCGCTCGAATGGGAAGAGGAGGAGCCGGGGCTCGATACGGTCCTCGTGGCCGTGGGTGGAGGCGGGCTGATCTCCGGCATCGCGAGCTGGTGGGCGGGGCGGGGCGTCAAGGTCGTCGGCGTGGAGCCCGAGGGCTCACGGGCCCTGCATGCCTCGCTCGAGGCGGGACACCCCGTGGACGTGGTGGTCGAGTCGATCGCCGCGGATTCGCTCGGCGCGCGCAACACGGGAGGGCTCGTGTTCTCCATCGCCCGCGCGGCGGTGGACCATGTGGCGCTGGTGAGCGACGCGGCGATCCGCGAGGCCCAGCGCACGCTCTGGCGGGACTGGCGCATCGCCTCGGAGCCCGGCGGTGCGACGGCCCTGTCCGCGCTGCTCTCCGGGGCCTACCGGCCACGCCCGGGTGAGCGCGTCGGCGTGCTGCTCTGTGGGGGCAATGTGGAGCTGAGCAAGCTCGCGGAGATCCTCTAA
- a CDS encoding response regulator transcription factor: MSEDAVIHIVDDDPSLRTALQSLFRSVGMVAWAHASVRAFLDAERVDAPGCLLLDVRLPGTSGLDFQGQLESLGIDLPVIMMTGHGDIPMSVRAMKAGAVDFLPKPFREQDLLDAVTLAVERHRGQRSERVDLAGLRQRFSTLSKREQQVMSLVTIGRLNKEVAGDLHLSEITVKIHRGSAMRKMGANSLADLVRMAEALSLPKTLAEALTAIQTRKPSS, translated from the coding sequence ATGAGTGAGGACGCCGTCATCCACATCGTCGACGACGACCCGTCGCTGCGCACGGCCTTGCAGTCCCTGTTCCGCTCCGTCGGGATGGTGGCCTGGGCCCATGCCTCGGTGCGCGCCTTCCTCGACGCCGAGCGGGTGGACGCCCCCGGCTGTCTGCTGCTCGACGTGCGCCTGCCCGGCACCAGTGGCCTCGACTTCCAGGGGCAGCTCGAGTCGCTCGGCATCGACCTGCCGGTGATCATGATGACCGGCCACGGCGACATTCCCATGTCGGTGCGGGCGATGAAGGCCGGCGCGGTCGATTTCCTGCCCAAGCCCTTTCGTGAGCAGGATCTGCTCGATGCCGTGACGCTCGCGGTGGAGCGCCATCGCGGCCAGCGCTCCGAACGCGTGGACCTGGCTGGCCTGCGTCAGCGCTTCAGCACCCTGTCGAAGCGCGAGCAGCAGGTGATGAGCCTGGTGACCATCGGGCGGCTCAACAAGGAGGTGGCCGGAGACCTCCACTTGAGCGAGATCACGGTCAAGATCCATCGCGGCTCGGCGATGCGCAAGATGGGGGCGAACAGCCTGGCGGATCTGGTGCGCATGGCCGAGGCGCTGAGCCTCCCGAAGACCCTGGCCGAGGCCCTGACCGCAATCCAGACACGAAAGCCCTCGTCCTGA
- a CDS encoding response regulator transcription factor, with amino-acid sequence MPSAPLISVIDDDASVRLAVLSLLRSFGLKGLAFDSAEAFLESGELETTNLVITDIHMPGMSGIDLKRTLDARGSTVPVIMITAKLEAAVWQRARACNPSGLLKKPFDSEEFIACVERALAP; translated from the coding sequence ATGCCGTCCGCTCCCCTCATCTCCGTCATCGACGATGACGCGTCGGTCCGTCTGGCCGTGCTCAGCCTGCTGCGGTCGTTCGGGCTGAAGGGACTGGCGTTCGACAGCGCCGAGGCGTTCCTGGAGTCAGGCGAGCTCGAGACCACGAACCTGGTCATCACCGACATCCACATGCCGGGCATGAGCGGCATCGATCTCAAGCGGACGCTCGACGCGCGGGGTTCCACGGTGCCCGTCATCATGATCACCGCCAAGCTGGAGGCGGCGGTGTGGCAGCGGGCGCGGGCGTGCAATCCGTCCGGCCTCCTGAAGAAGCCTTTCGACAGCGAGGAGTTCATCGCCTGCGTGGAACGCGCCCTTGCGCCGTGA